The Streptomyces sp. NBC_00775 genome includes the window AGCGGTCGTGGACGAGCTTGAGGACGGTGGGCAGGAGGTAGGGCGCGACGGTGGGGATGACACCGAGGCGGAGGGCGCCGGTGAACGGCGCGCGGACGGCTTCGGCTTCCTCCATGAGCGCGCCGACCGCCGTCAGCACGGCCTTCGCCCGTACGGCGAGACGCTCGCCGGCGGGTGAGAGCAGCACCTTGCGGGTCGTACGCTCCAGCAGGGTCACGCCGAGGGTCTCCTCCAGCGTCGAGACCGCGCCGGACAGCGCGGGCTGGCTCATGCCGATCGCGGCGGCCGCGTCACGGAAGTGCAGATGCTCGGCCACGGCCGCGAAGGCGCGCAGCTGGGCGAGGCTGGGCTGACGCCGGCCGTTCCCCTTGGAGCTCGCCTTGCCGATGGGGCTGGCCATGGCCGTACCTCTTACTCATCGTTACTGATAGTCGAGTCCGATCAACACGACCGAGTGTAGCTATTTCCCTAATCAATGCAGCCTGTGCCACCATCAGCGGCGTCCAACCCCTGGGAAACGCCCCCAAAAAGGGTGTTCCCTCGCTACAAGGAGAGCGTGTGCTCACTGTTGGTGACCAGTTCCCCCCGTTCGATCTGACTGCCTGTGTCTCGCTGGAGAAGGGCAAGGAGTTCGAGCAGATCAACCACAAGACCTACGAGGGCAAGTGGAAGATCGTCTTTGCGTGGCCCAAGGACTTCACCTTCGTGTGCCCGACCGAGATCGCGGCGTTCGGCAAGCTGAACGACGAGTTCGCCGACCGTGACGCCCAGGTGCTCGGCTTCTCCGGCGACTCCGAGTTCGTGCACCACGCCTGGCGCAAGGACCACGACGACCTGCGTGACCTGCCCTTCCCGATGCTGGCCGACTCGAAGCACGAGCTCATGCGGGACCTCGGCATCGAGGGCGAGGACGGCTTCGCCAAGCGTGCCGTGTTCATCGTCGACCAGAACAACGAGATCCAGTTCTCCATGGTGACCGCCGGCTCCGTCGGCCGTAACCCCAAGGAGGTCCTGCGGGTCCTGGACGCCCTGCAGACGGACGAGCTGTGCCCGTGCAACTGGACCAAGGGCGAGACCACCCTCGACCCGGTCGCGCTGCTGGCGGGTGAGTAACCCTCCATGTCCCTCGACGAACTGAAGTCCGCCCTACCGGACTACGCGAAGGACCTGCGCCTCAACCTGGGCTCGGTCATCGGCAACTCCGACCTTCCGCCGCAGCAGCTGTGGGGGACGGTCCTCGCCTGCGCGATCGCTTCGCGCTCTCCGCGGGTGCTGCGCGAGCTGGAGCCGGAGGCGAAGGCTCAGTTGTCGCCCGAGGCGTACACGGCCGCCAAGTCGGCCGCTGCGATCATGGCGATGAACAACGTCTTCTACCGGACGCGGCATCTGCTGTCCGATCCGGAGTACGGGACGCTGCGGGCTGGTCTGCGGATGAACATCATCGGCAACCCGGGTGTGGAGAAGGTCGACTTCGAGCTGTGGTCGCTGGCCGTTTCCGCGGTGAACGGGTGTGGGCAGTGTCTTGACTCCCACGAGCAGGTGCTGCGCAAGGCGGGTGTCGACCGGGAGACCATCCAGGAGGCGTTCAAGATCGCGTCGGTGATCCAGGCGGTCGGGACGACGCTGGACGCCGAGGCGATCCTGGCCGACTAGCGCTCCGCCCC containing:
- a CDS encoding alkyl hydroperoxide reductase: MSLDELKSALPDYAKDLRLNLGSVIGNSDLPPQQLWGTVLACAIASRSPRVLRELEPEAKAQLSPEAYTAAKSAAAIMAMNNVFYRTRHLLSDPEYGTLRAGLRMNIIGNPGVEKVDFELWSLAVSAVNGCGQCLDSHEQVLRKAGVDRETIQEAFKIASVIQAVGTTLDAEAILAD
- a CDS encoding peroxiredoxin, whose translation is MLTVGDQFPPFDLTACVSLEKGKEFEQINHKTYEGKWKIVFAWPKDFTFVCPTEIAAFGKLNDEFADRDAQVLGFSGDSEFVHHAWRKDHDDLRDLPFPMLADSKHELMRDLGIEGEDGFAKRAVFIVDQNNEIQFSMVTAGSVGRNPKEVLRVLDALQTDELCPCNWTKGETTLDPVALLAGE